One Setaria italica strain Yugu1 chromosome II, Setaria_italica_v2.0, whole genome shotgun sequence DNA segment encodes these proteins:
- the LOC101755079 gene encoding 54S ribosomal protein L24, mitochondrial, which produces MSFRAQEMYKKVVRRVGAEGKLPAELMKSVKDMLPDSKVVMGRAKRGIFAGRHIQFGNKVSEDGGNKSRRTWKPNVQDKRLFSYIHDRHIRVKVTTHALRCIDKAGGIDEYLLKTPYNKMDTEMGIVWKAKIEKMYSEMAEMEVGFFPPEEEAKIEQGFDEVRAAKRDFRREARRALAKQRQLEVGKDQTTEVTDTKEEVSDAAAKV; this is translated from the exons ATGTCGTTCCGTGCGCAGGAGATGTACAAGAAGGTGGTGCGGCGCGTGGGCGCCGAGGGGAAGCTGCCGGCGGAGCTGATGAAGTCGGTGAAGGACATGCTCCCCGACAGCAAGGTCGTCATGGGACGGGCCAAGCGCGGAATCTTCGCCGGCCGCCACATCCAGTTCGGGAACAAGGTCTCCGAGGACGGCGGCAACAA ATCAAGGCGAACATGGAAGCCAAATGTTCAGGACAAGCGTCTTTTCAGCTATATTCATGATCGTCACATTAGAGTCAAGGTTACCACACATGCACTTCGGTGCATTGACAAAGCTGGTGGTATAGATGAATACCTCCTGAAGACACCTTACAACAAAATGGATACTGAGATGGGGATAGTGTGGAAAGCAAAGATTGAAAAGATGTATTCAGAAATGGCTGAAATGGAAGTAGGCTTCTTCCCTCCTGAGGAAGAGGCTAAGATTGAACAGGGCTTTGATGAGGTTCGTGCTGCCAAGAGAGACTTCCGTAGGGAGGCAAGAAGAGCTTTGGCAAAGCAAAGGCAGTTAGAAGTAGGTAAAGATCAAACAACTGAAGTCACAGACACAAAGGAAGAGGTATCTGACGCTGCTGCTAAAGTCTGA
- the LOC101755485 gene encoding probable histone H2A.1, whose product MAGRGKAIGAGAAKKATSRSSKAGLQFPVGRIARFLKAGKYAERVGAGAPVYLAAVLEYLAAEVLELAGNAARDNKKTRIVPRHIQLAVRNDEELTKLLGGATIASGGVMPNIHQHLLPKKAGSSKASSHDDDDN is encoded by the exons ATGGCGGGCCGTGGCAAGGCGatcggcgcgggcgcggcgaaGAAGGCGACGTCCAGGAGCTCCAAGGCCGGGCTCCAGTTCCCCGTCGGCAGGATCGCCAGGTTCCTCAAGGCCGGCAAGTACGCCGAGagggtcggcgccggcgcccccgtctacctcgccgccgtcctcgagtACCTCGCCGCTGAG GTCCTGGAGCTTGCAGGGAACGCTGCTCGCGACAACAAGAAGACCCGAATCGTGCCTCGCCACATCCAGCTGGCGGTCCGTAACGACGAGGAGCTGACGAAGCTACTCGGCGGTGCCACCATCGCGAGCGGTGGTGTGATGCCCAACATCCACCAGCACTTGCTCCCCAAGAAGGCCGGCTCGTCCAAGGCCTCcagccacgacgacgacgacaactgA
- the LOC101755896 gene encoding probable histone H2A.2, with protein sequence MAGRGKAIGSGAAKKSMSRSSKAGLQFPVGRIARFLKAGKYAERVGAGAPVYLAAVLEYLAAEVLELAGNAARDNKKTRIVPRHIQLAVRNDEELSRLLGTVTIASGGVMPNIHNLLLPKKAGGGSAKAAAGDED encoded by the exons ATGGCCGGGAGAGGGAAGGCGATCGGCTCTGGCGCCGCCAAGAAGTCCATGTCCCGGAGCTCCAAGGCCGGGCTCCAGTTTCCCGTCGGCAGGATCGCCAGGTTCCTCAAGGCCGGCAAGTACGCCGAGAgggtcggcgccggcgcaccCGTCTACCTCGCCGCTGTGCTCGAGTATCTGGCTGCTGAG GTTCTTGAGCTGGCCGGGAACGCCGCGAGGGACAACAAGAAGACCCGTATCGTGCCGCGCCACATCCAGCTGGCCGTCCGCAACGACGAGGAGCTCTCCCGCCTGCTGGGCACGGTGACCATCGCCAGCGGTGGCGTCATGCCCAACATCCACAACCTGCTGCTCCCCAAGAAGGCTGGCGGAGGCAGCGCCAaggccgcggccggcgacgaggactaG
- the LOC101766597 gene encoding formin-like protein 11, which produces MRCCRREWLLSLCLISIQLLAPPVFEGLLVGAQGLSPPALTPPLVKQVDEMVEHVWLTCGLDRGSLEDVRKHFNYNHVFDILRMVSGKDTKDNSEDNSKALSPEIKNTLLNCLSKQPLVIAAQESAKNLPIDYIKMLLASLRRDVAQGPPGAAATPAPPEAVKTTPSPSLGEPSSPIPDQKQDPSSETSPKEKTVPPTKISVAKKEDSSGMPTTAIVGLTVSAIALLALLCLCCCMYRANKAFSSNVRDDKPLLGLNHSDSSAASHKFSEGNPIDINKLGALPMKSEAVQNGNVKLSSSEVPNTDVHPAVYSSLTETMASSTGSAPVSKPSPPPVMPPAASTPPKAPSSTPQAPAPPSKPAPVLHAESSPLPSPNNAPPPKNAPPPNTAPPPSAAPPPKAAPPPPLPKSTGPAGPPPPAMPSSSKTRPPPPMKKSGKVDDGADFHEAKTKLKPFFWDKVTANANQSMVWDHIKSGSFQFNEDMIETLFGYNSADKTGSDGKKDLSSKVGPQFVRILDPKKAQNLAISLRALSVSPVEVCSAVKEGNELPSDLIDTLLKWIPSNDEELRLRLYTGELTQLGPAEQFLKAIIDIPYVFQRLDALLFMSNLPEEASNVKQSFATLEVACQELTKSRLFLKLLEAVLKTGNRMNVGTFRGGAQAFKLDTLLKLSDVKGTDGKTTLLHFVVQEIIRSEGVRATRAAKEQSTSVSSMDTNDVTDGNDQQTEDDYKQLGLKVVSNLGDELQNVRKAAILDADQLAMSVASLGHKLVKTKEFLNTGMKSLDEDSGFHHKLKHFTEQSQTDVTFLLEEEKKIRSMVRSTVDYFHGSTGKDEGLRLFVVVRDFLTMLDKVCKEVKEASKVAPKKTKTHQPSQTSQSSFNDPRRNLFPAIQDRRADSSSSSSDEDD; this is translated from the exons ATGAGGTGCTGCAGGAGGGAATGGCTCCTATCCTTGTGCCTCATCTCTATTCAGCTCCTCGCGCCACCGGTATTCGAGGGATTACTCGTTGGCGCACAGGGCTTGTCGCCGCCGGCCTTGACACCACCCCTTGTCAAACAAGTAGATGAAATG GTGGAACATGTATGGCTCACATGTGGCCTAGACAGGGGATCTCTTGAAGACGTTAGAAAACATTTCAATTACAACCATGTATTTGACATTCTCCGTATGGTCTCTGGAAAAGATACCAAGGACAACTCTGAAGACAACAGCAAAGCATTGTCTCCAGAAATTAAGAACACTTTGCTGAACTGCTTAAGCAAGCAGCCACTTGTCATTGCTGCACAGGAGAGCGCAAAAAACTTGCCTATTGATTATATCAAAATGCTTCTTGCCTCACTAAGAAGAGATGTGGCTCAGGGACCTCCAGGTGCAGCGGCAACTCCTGCACCACCAGAAGCTGTGAAAACAACTCCATCACCTTCTCTAGGGGAACCTTCCTCACCAATACCAGACCAAAAACAAGATCCTTCATCGGAAACATCACCTAAAGAAAAGACAGTGCCTCCAACAAAAATTTCAGTGGCCAAAAAGGAGGACAGTAGTGGCATGCCAACCACAGCTATCGTTGGTCTGACTGTGTCTGCTATAGCGTTGCTAGCTCTTCTCTGCTTATGCTGCTGTATGTACCGTGCAAACAAGGCCTTTTCATCCAATGTAAGGGATGATAAACCGCTTCTGGGTCTGAACCACAGTGATTCATCTG CTGCTTCTCATAAGTTTTCGGAAGGAAATCCAATTGATATCAACAAGCTGGGAGCACTGCCAATGAAGTCAGAGGCTGTCCAAAATGGCAATGTCAAACTAAGCTCATCTGAAGTCCCTAACACCGATGTTCACCCAGCAGTCTACAGCAGTTTGACTGAGACAATGGCTTCTTCTACTGGTTCTGCCCCAGTATCGAAGCCATCACCTCCACCAGTTATGCCACCTGCAGCCTCTACACCTCCAAAGGCTCCTTCATCAACTCCTCAAGCACCTGCACCACCTTCAAAACCTGCTCCAGTTCTTCATGCAGAATCCTCACCGCTACCTTCTCCAAACAATGCACCTCCACCAAAAAATGCACCTCCGCCAAACACTGCACCTCCGCCGAGCGCTGCACCTCCACCAAAAGCTGCACCTCCACCGCCACTGCCAAAATCTACTGGCCCAGCTGGCCCACCACCTCCAGCAATGCCTAGTTCGTCAAAAACACGTCCACCGCCACCCATGAAGAAGTCAGGCAAGGTGGATGATGGTGCAGATTTTCATGAagctaaaacaaaactcaagccCTTCTTTTGGGATAAAGTAACAGCAAATGCTAATCAATCCATGGTGTGGGATCACATAAAATCTGGATCATTCCA GTTCAATGAGGATATGATTGAAACCCTTTTTGGTTATAACTCTGCGGACAAAACAGGCAGCGATGGCAAAAAAGATTTATCATCAAAGGTTGGTCCTCAGTTTGTGAGGATACTTGACCCTAAAAAGGCACAGAATCTGGCAATATCGTTGAGGGCTCTGAGTGTCTCACCTGTGGAAGTATGTAGTGCAGTTAAGGAAG GGAATGAACTTCCATCAGACTTGATAGACACCCTACTAAAGTGGATCCCAAGTAACGATGAGGAGCTTAGGCTTCGACTATACACTGGGGAACTCACTCAACTTGGTCCTGCGGAGCAATTCCTAAAAGCAATTATTGACATTCCATATGTTTTCCAACGCCTGGATGCATTACTTTTCATGTCCAATCTTCCAGAGGAAGCTTCAAATGTGAAGCAATCTTTTGCTACTTTAGAG GTAGCTTGCCAAGAGCTTACAAAGAGCCGCCTTTTTTTGAAGCTACTGGAAGCGGTCCTTAAGACAGGAAATCGGATGAATGTTGGCACTTTCCGTGGAGGAGCTCAGGCTTTTAAACTTGACACGCTCCTTAAGCTTTCTGATGTCAAAGGAACTGATGGGAAGACAACACTGTTGCATTTTGTTGTTCAAGAAATCATTCGTTCTGAAGGGGTTCGTGCTACACGGGCTGCAAAAGAGCAGAGCACCAGTGTATCAAGTATGGACACCAATGATGTTACTGATGGCAATGATCAGCAAACTGAAGATGATTACAAACAACTTGGACTGAAAGTGGTGTCCAATTTAGGTGATGAACTCCAAAATGTCAGGAAGGCAGCAATCCTAGATGCAGATCAATTGGCTATGTCGGTAGCAAGCCTTGGCCACAAGCTTGTCAAAACCAAAGAATTCCTGAACACGGGCATGAAAAGTTTGGATGAAGACAGCGGGTTTCACCACAAGCTTAAGCATTTCACTGAGCAGTCTCAGACTGATGTTACTTTCTTGCtagaggaagagaagaaaataCGGTCAATGGTCCGAAGCACAGTTGATTATTTTCACGGGAGTACAGGGAAGGACGAAGGCCTACGGTTATTTGTGGTAGTGCGAGATTTCCTCACAATGCTGGACAAGGTATGCAAAGAGGTGAAAGAAGCATCAAAAGTAGCGCCAAAGAAAACGAAGACCCATCAGCCATCCCAAACATCCCAATCATCTTTCAATGATCCAAGGCGCAACCTATTCCCTGCAATTCAAGACCGGAGGGCAGACAGCTCAAGCTCAAGTTCTGATGAGGACGACTAG
- the LOC101767012 gene encoding pre-mRNA-splicing factor 18-like, whose product MARGQTNDFLGDMIEMGKRQKFGRDAYAKSVGGGAGDGNGSRSGIDDADADKDSKRMKAKFDELCKEDKILVFFNALLNEWKQEVDGMAELEKRTANGKTKVARFNQSARYLGPLFEFCRKKILPDDIRQALLDIIECCMRHD is encoded by the exons ATGGCCCGTGGGCAGACCAACGACTTCCTTGGGGACATGATCGAGATGGGCAAGCGGCAAAAGTTCGGAAGGGACGCCTACGCCAAGAGTGTCGGCGGGGGTGCTGGTGATGGGAACGGCAGCAGGAGCGGGATTGACGATGCGGATGCAGACAAGGATTCGAAGAGGATGAAGGCCAAGTTTGATGAGCTTTGCAAGGAAGACAAGATTTTGGTGTTCTTCAACGCGCTGCTTAACGAGTGGAAGCAGGAGGTGGATGGCATGGCAGAGCTGGAGAAGCGGACAGCAAACGGGAAGACGAAGGTTGCGAGGTTCAACCAGTCCGCAAGATATCTCGGTCCCCTGTTCGAGTTCtgcaggaagaag ATTCTCCCTGATGACATCCGTCAAGCATTGCTTGATATAATTGAATGCTGCATGAGGCATGACTAG
- the LOC105913811 gene encoding putative FBD-associated F-box protein At5g56440 — MPELDRFDVSSGAEVPESSEIEQPVETTVSSRIMAPDQSDDVGGGVDRISGLPDDILRCILVGLPSTADAARTSVLSRRWRHVWAHLPELALRYGNRVDRLRAHELIDAAMGAYSAPTVRRLEIATPFGSRDVTAERASSWLRFASRRLAGRLKLSLPHPDLAPDKEGKILLPVCERVTAIDMEYVGRALRFQPLPAGGSAFAALATLRITDARVDGRELEHVLSSRCPRLKEVVLEWVSFSLRDGDDDAAAVLSIRSGSLQRLQMASGRELGGVLRVDTPELRVLTLRRISCNDAYIAAPKLSELYWFPLFYVPSRHRFAEAGRHLRRMEVTTGSPSMALMNRFNIVDELKVTLSVPQGARQYEKLLEDTNRLSKCEVLVLKFEAVKHDLKPIMVHLLQQCAGIRELVVEFPFKMARAYLNNNSISIRCPLDYLICCSTTASRKDMKPCHTNTVHQTRACLYTSIG, encoded by the exons ATGCCAGAATTAGATCGGTTCGACGTATCATCTGGTGCTGAAGTTCCAGAGTCGTCGGAGATCGAGCAGCCAGTTGAAACGACCGTGAGCAGCAGAATCATGGCCCCGGACCAGAGcgacgacgtcggcggcggggtggatcgCATCAGCGGCCTCCCCGACGACATCCTCCGCTGCATCCTCGTCGGGCTCCCGtccaccgccgacgccgcgcgcaCCAGCGTCCtctcccgccgctggcgccaCGTCTGGGCCCACCTGCCCGAGCTCGCCCTCCGCTACGGCAACCGCGTGGACCGGCTCCGCGCGCACGAGCTCATCGACGCCGCCATGGGCGCGTACTCCGCGCCGACCGTCCGCCGCCTGGAGATCGCGACGCCCTTCGGCTCGCGCGACGTCACCGCGGAGCGCGCCTCGTCGTGGCTGCGGTTCGCCTCGCGGCGCCTTGCGGGTCGGCTCAAGCTCTCGCTGCCCCACCCCGACCTAGCGCCGGACAAGGAGGGGAAGATCCTGCTCCCCGTCTGCGAGCGGGTCACGGCGATCGACATGGAGTACGTGGGCCGCGCCCTGCGGTTCCAgccgctccccgccggcggctcGGCGTTCGCGGCGCTGGCCACACTGAGGATCACGGACGCCCGCGTGGACGGCCGCGAGCTGGAACACGTCCTGTCCTCACGCTGCCCACGCTTGAAGGAGGTCGTCCTGGAGTGGGTCAGCTTCAGCCTGCGGGACGGAGACGACGATGCGGCTGCTGTCCTCTCCATCCGCTCCGGCTCGCTTCAGCGGCTCCAGATGGCCAGCGGCCGCGAACTCGGCGGCGTGCTCCGGGTTGACACGCCAGAGCTCCGGGTGTTGACACTACGGCGCATCTCCTGCAACGACGCTTACATCGCTGCCCCAAAGCTTTCGGAGCTGTACTGGTTCCCGCTGTTCTACGTTCCGAGCCGTCACCGTTTTGCGGAGGCCGGACGCCATCTACGGCGGATGGAGGTCACCACGGGCTCTCCATCCATGGCGCTGATGAACCGGTTCAACATCGTCGACGAACTAAAAGTGACTCTCTCCGTACCACAG GGCGCACGCCAGTACGAGAAGCTCCTGGAGGACACGAATAGACTTTCCAAGTGTGAGGTTTTGGTGCTGAAATTTGAGGCGGTAAAGCATGACTTGAAGCCAATAATGGTGCATCTTCTCCAGCAATGTGCTGGCATAAGAGAGCTTGTGGTGGAATTCCCTTTCAAGATGGCACGTGCATATCTAAACAACAATTCAATTTCTATTAGATGTCCATTGGATTACTTAATTTGTTGTTCTACAACGGCAAGTCGGAAAGACATGAAACCATGCCACACAAATACCGTTCATCAAACAAGAGCATGCTTGTATACATCTATTGGTTAA